In Chryseobacterium salivictor, the DNA window TTCAATCTGATTCTTTTGACCTCGGTTATTTCATTTGCTTTACAATGTGAAAAGGGACAGGAAACTGCTTCCCGGGAAATCGAACTGAAAAAACTGGATTCCGCTGCAAAAGCAAAAAAGGATTCTTTAATTCAGGATTCTATTCAGAAGAATACCGTTGCTTATCGTGCCTTTATTTTTCCTGCAAAGAAAAAAGATTCAGCGATGGCGGCTTTTAATAAAGAGTTTTCAAAAGAAGATCAATATGTGATTTTAGCTTTAAACCGTCTTGATTTAAAAAATAAATGGCGTGCTGATACGCTTGCTGTTCCCGATAAAATAGATTCTACTTTGATGGCTTATTCGCCATTTCCGCATCAATTGGAAATTCTGAAAGACGTTCATAAAATAGTTTTCTTTTCTTACCCGATTCAGGCTTTTGCCGTTTATGAAAACGGAAATCTTCTAAAATGGGGACCTACAAGTATGGGTTCAAAAGCCGCCCAGACCAAACGGGGATTAACATTTGCGAACTGGAAAAAAGAACTGTCAATTTCTACTGTTTCCAGCGAATGGAAATTACCGTATAACTTTAATATTCACAATACTTTAGGAATTGGCTGGCATCAATACGATCTGCCCGGCTATCCGGCCTCGCATTCCTGTTTGAGATTGTTGAGGAACGATGCGAAGTTTTTGTACAATTGGGCAGATCAGTGGATTTTGAACAAAGGCGGAGCAACGGTAAGAGCAAACGGAACTCCCGTCATTGTTTTTGGGGATTACAAATGGGGCAAGAAAAAACCATGGAAAAATTTAATTCAGGATCCCAAAGCTGATGATATTTCGGTAGAAGATTTGACTGAAATTATAAAACCCAATCT includes these proteins:
- a CDS encoding L,D-transpeptidase, with translation MLRLSQKKLFNLILLTSVISFALQCEKGQETASREIELKKLDSAAKAKKDSLIQDSIQKNTVAYRAFIFPAKKKDSAMAAFNKEFSKEDQYVILALNRLDLKNKWRADTLAVPDKIDSTLMAYSPFPHQLEILKDVHKIVFFSYPIQAFAVYENGNLLKWGPTSMGSKAAQTKRGLTFANWKKELSISTVSSEWKLPYNFNIHNTLGIGWHQYDLPGYPASHSCLRLLRNDAKFLYNWADQWILNKGGATVRANGTPVIVFGDYKWGKKKPWKNLIQDPKADDISVEDLTEIIKPNLSKILEEQKRTDEVRGGITAAKAGEKVAA